GACCCCCTGTCACCTCCGCGTCACCGCCGCCGGGTCCGGTGCCGGGCGCTCGACGCGCCTCGGTCCGGACCCGGCGTGGGAGCGCGCGCCGGCCGTGGGGCCGGTCCGGGCGCGCAGCACCGCGATCCACGCCCCGCCGATGACGAGGAGTGCACCGACGAACCCGAGGAGTGCGATGGGGTCCGTCACTGCGGTGGTCCAGATCAGCCTCTGCGGGAGGAAGGCCGCGAAGCCGAAAGCGATGAGGGTGCCGATGTAGCTGCCGACCATGTTCGCGACGTGACCGATCCGGTCGCGTCGGACGATGCGCCAGACGCCGATCGTCACCGTGGCCGTGGTGAAGACGGAGAGTCCGTGGAGGGCGGTGAACCCGTCCTCGAGGCCGAAGAAGAAGCTTGAGATGCAGGTGAGGTACATGAGCGCCACCCAGCTGCGGCCGAGCAGCCGGTGGAACCGGTCGCGCTGCGGCCGGATGATGTTCACCGGGCCGAGGATGAGGACGAGGAACGCGGCGGCGGCATGGACGATGACTGCCGGGGGGATCGCTGTGGTCTCCATGAATGAGAAGATAGTGCCACTCTCCAATCCTGTTCAACGTGGATAGCGCACCGGCCCCGCAGTATCCGATGGAGGCCGGTCGGCGCTCTCCCCCGCCGCCGTCGGGCGGCCCGCCTCGTCCCCAGGAGCCCCGATGAAGCTCAATGCGCTCGCCTCCGCGACCGGCACCTCGGCCGCGAGCATCAAGTACTACCTCCGGCTCGGCCTGCTGCGGCCCGGACAGAAGAAGAATGCGACGACCGCGGTCTACGACGACACCCATGTCGAGCGGCTCGAGCTCATCACGGCGCTGCGGCGCATCGTCGGCCTGTCGATCGCCCAGATCACCGAGCTCGTCGCACTCATCGACGATCCTGCCGTCGGAATCCTCACGGTCATGGAGACGGCGCAGGTCATGGCGAGCGGAACCGCGACCAGCGACCCGGAGGCGTCCCCGCCCGGCTCGCGCGGCAGTCGCCGCGGTCAGGGAGGCGGCAACGAGGACAGCGGTGCAGGCGGCAGAGGCAGCAGCGGCGGCAGCAGCGAAAGTGATGGCGGCGGAGGCACAGGCAGCCGCGCAAGCGTCAGCGGCAACAGCGGAGGCGACGGATCAGGATCGCCCGCTGCGGCTCCGGCCGACCGGGTGGCGGGCATCATCGCCGAGCGCGGCTGGCCCGATGCCACCACCGCGGCGCGCGCCGCCCTCGAACGGGTGCTCGGCGACATGAGCACGCTCGGTATCGTCCCCTCGGACGCCTACCTCACACGGGCCTCGCGTGCCCTCGACTCCGTGAGCACCGGTGACTTCGACTTCGGCGGCAGTCGCGACCGCATCGCGATGGGCGTCGCCGTCGGCACGCACGCGTACTCCCGCCTCGTCGTCGCGCTCCTCCAGCTCAGCCAGACCTCCCGGAGCATCGCCGAGTTCGCCACGGAGGGCGGGCACATGGCGCGCGACGGTTGGAGCACCCCGCCCTGATCCTCGAGATGCACGCGATTCCTGCACCTCCGCACGAAAACTGCACAGGATCGGCGTGTGACTGCAGGATCAGCGTGCCTCTCGTGGCTTTGAGGGAACTGGTACAGCTGCAGTAACCGCGTGCTTCTCCTGCTCGTGCGAAAACTGCGGGCATCGGCAGCACCAGCTGGCCGACCGTTCTGCACCACGGTCCCAGTCGCACGGGATGCGATGCTGGAACCATGAGCCTCATCATCACGAATGTCCGCCCGTGGGGCGGTCCTGCCCAGGACATCACGATCGCCGGCGGCCTGTTCACCGATTTCACCGACGCCGGCTCCACGGCGCCGGAACGTCCGGCGGCGGCTTCCGCGTCTTCAGGCACCGGCCCGGCAACCCCCTCCGCAGGTCCCCATCGCGGCACGTCGTCCGGGTCCGTCCCAACGACACCATCCGCGGCCACCGACCCCGTCACGAACGGCACCGACGTCGCCCCGGGGACCGGAGCCGCAGCGGCCGAGGTCGTCGACGGCGGCGGCCTGCTCGCTCTGCCCGGCATCGTCAATGGTCACGCGCATGTCGACAAGTCCTGGCTCGGCCTGCCGTGGCAGTCCTACGGCGGCGAGCACGGCACGGACGGCAGGATCCGCCACGAGAGGGAGCGTCGCGCGGAGCTCGGCATCCCGAGCACCGAGCGCACCGCCCGCGTCCTCGAAGCGATGGTCTCCCACGGCACGACCGCGATCCGCTCCCACGTCGACGTCGACCTCGGGATCGGCCTCGCCGGCATCGACGCGGTACGCGATGCCGTCGCCGCGTATGGGGACGCGCTCGATGTGCAGATCGTCGCCTTCCCGCAGGACGGGGTGCTCCGCCGGCCTGGCGTCCTCGACCTCCTGCGCCGGGCCGCGGAGGACGGCGTCGAGCATATCGGCGGCCTCGATCCGGCGGGGATAGATCGCGACCCGGTCGGTCAGATCGACGCGCTCCTCGACATCGCGGCCGACACCGGGGTCGGTGTCGACATCCACCTCCACGACCCGGCGGAGCTCGGAGTGTTCCAGATCGAGCTCGTCGTCGACCGGATGGAGCAGCGGGGACTCACCTCTCCGGTGAACATCGCCCACGGCTTCGCCGTGGCCCAGATCGACTCCGGGCGCCGACGCGACCTGCTCGCCCGCATGGCCGCGCTCGGGGTGACGATGTCGACCGTCGCCCCACCGCGCCTCGGCGCCGCACAGCTGCCGCTCGCGGAAATGCGCGAGCACGGGGTCGGACTCACCTTCGGCACCGACGGCATTCGGGACCTGTGGAGCCCGTACGGCACGGGTGACACCCTCGGGATCGCCTGGCAGTTCGCCCGCGGCAGCGGACTCGTGCGCGACGAGGATCTGCTCGCCGTGGTGCGCACCGCGACGAGCAACGGCGCGTGGTCCGTCGGCCGGGAGGTGCACGACCTCGTTCCCGGAGCCCGCGCGGACCTCGTCCTCGTCGACGCGGAGAACCCCATGGACGCCCTCGTCCGGTTGCCCGAGCGGCGACTCGTCCTCGGCGGCGGGACGGTGCTCCACAGCACTCTCTGAGGCCTCGGCCGCGCCGCGCCGACGGACAGGTGCAACGGAAACTGCGATGGCGGGCGGAGCCTGCGCAGTCTGCGTCGGCGACTGCAGTTCCCGTCGCACCCCGGGGCCGTTGCGCCCCCGAACTCAGCCGGCGATGTACTCCGCGAGGTGCTTCCCGGTGAGCGTCGTCGGATCCGCGACGAGGTCCGCCGGCGTCCCCTCGTAGACGACCCGGCCGCCCGCGGAGCCCGCCCCGGGCCCGAGGTCGATGATCCAGTCGGCGTGGGCCATGACGGCCTGGTGGTGCTCGATGACGATGACCGAGGTGCCGGAATCGACGAGTGAGTCGAGGAGCCCGAGGAGCTGGTCGACGTCGGCGAGGTGGAGCCCGGTCGTCGGCTCGTCGAGGACGTAGATGCCGCCCTTCTCCCCCATCCGGGCGGCGAGCTTGAGGCGCTGGCGCTCCCCGCCGGACAGCGTGGTGAGCGGCTGGCCGATCGTCAGGTACCCGAGGCCGACCTCGTCGAGCCGGGTGAGGATCTTCGCCGCCGCGGGGATCCGGCCGTCGCCGGCGGAGAAGAAGTCCCGAGCCTCGCTCACCGGCATCGCGAGGACTTCGCCGATGTTCCGGCCGGCGAACTCAAGCTCGAGGACCGAGGCCTCGAACCGCTGCCCGTCGCACACCTCGCACGTCGTCGACACCCCGGCCATGACGCCGAGGTCGGTGTAGATCACTCCCGCACCCTTGCAGTTGGGGCACGCGCCGTCGGAGTTCGCGCTGAACAGGCCGGGCTTGACCCCGTTGGCCTTGGCGAACGCCTTGCGGGTGGGGTCGAGGAGCCCGGTGTACGTCGCGGGGTTGCTCCGCCGGGACCCGCGGATGGCCGCCTGATCGACCACGACGACGTCGTCCCGGCCGGCGAGCGAACCGTGGATGAGCGAGCTCTTGCCGGAGCCGGCGACCCCGGTGACGACGGTGAGCACGCCGAGCGGGATGTCGACGTCGACGTCCCGGAGGTTGTTCGCGTCCGCCCCGCGCACCTCGATGACGCTCTGCGCGGTCCGCACGGCGTCCTTGAGCCGCGCCCGGTCGTCGAGGTGCCGGGCGGTCACCGTGCCGCTCTTCCGCAGCCCGTCGAGCGGACCCGCGTAGCAGATCTCGCCGCCGGCCGTGCCGGCACCAGGGCCGAGGTCGACGACGTGATCGGCGATGGCGATCATCTCCGGCTTGTGCTCGACGACGAGCACGGTGTTGCCCTTGTCGCGCAGGCGGAGCAGGAGCCCGTTCATCCGCTCGATATCGTGCGGGTGGAGACCGGCGCTCGGCTCGTCGAACACGTAGGTGGCGTCGGTGAGCGAGGACCCGAGGTGCCGGATCATCTTCGTCCGCTGCGCCTCGCCGCCGGACAGGGTGCCCGAGGGGCGATCGAGGGACAAGTATCCGAGCCCGATCTCGACGAACGAGTCGAGCAGCTCCCGCAGGCTGCCGAGCAGCGGCGCGATCGACGGCGCGTCGAGCTCGGCGACCCAGGCGGCGAGCTCGGAGATCTCCATCGCGCTCACCTCGCCGATGTGCAGCCCTCCGATCGTCGAGGACCGGGCGGCCTCGTTCAGCCGCGTGCCCCCGCATTCGGGGCACGCGGCGAAAGTGACGACGCGCTCGACGAAGGCGCGGATGTGCGGCTGCATGGCGTCGAGGTCCTTCGACAGGAAGGACTTCCGGATCTGCGGGATCACCCCGGAGTACGTGAGGTTGATTCCGTCGACGCTGATCTTCGTCGGCTCCCTGTACAGCAGGTCGTCGAGCTGCTTCTTCGTGAACTCCCGGATCGGTCGGTCCGGATCGAAGAATCCGCAGCCCCGGAAGATCCTGCCGTACCAGCCGTCCATGCTGTAGCCGGGCACGGAGAGCGCCCCTTCGTTCAGGGACTTCTCCTCGTCGTAGAGCGCGCGGAGGTCGAAGTCCTCGACCCGGCCCATCCCCTCACAGCGCGGGCACATGCCGCCGGTGACGCTGAACGTCCGCTTCTCCGTGACGGTCCGCCCGCCCTTCTCGAGGCGCACCGCGCCGGATCCGCTCGCGGAGGCGACGTTGAAGGAGAACGCCTGCGGGGAGCCGATGTGCGGCTCGCCGAGGCGACTGTAGACGATCCGGAGCAGGGCGTAGGCGTCGGTCGCGGTGCCGACGGTGGAGCGGGAGTTCGCCCCCATCCGCTCCTGGTCGACGAGGATCGCCGTGGTGAGGCCCTCGAGGAGGTCGACGTCGGGACGGGCGAGGGTGGGCATGAAACCCTGGACGAACGCGCTGTAGGTCTCGTTGATGAGTCGCTGCGATTCCGCGGCGATGGTCCCGAACACGAGCGAGCTCTTGCCGGATCCGGACACCCCGGTGACGACCGTGAGGCGGCGCTTGGGGAGGTCGACGCTGACGTCCTTGAGGGTGTTCTCCCGCGCGCCGTGGACGCGGATGACGTCGTGGGAGTCAGCGGGGGACGCGATGTCCCGGTGAGCGGTCATGGCTGGACCTCCGAAGGGGAGCGGGAGCGGGACCGGGTGGTCGCCTGATTCTAATACCCGGTGTAGCGTCCCGGGCGGTGGTTGAGGGCGAGGATGAGGTTGAGGACCACCGCGCCGGCCGCGGACAGCAGCACTGCGGGCCACGGGCTCACGGTGAAGGCGGCGAGGACGATGATGACGTCGATCGCCATCTGCACGTAGCCGGCGCTCCACCCCAGCCGTTCCTGGACGAGGAGCGCGAGGATGTTGACCCCGCCGAGGCTCGACCGGTGGCGGAACAGGATGAGCAGCCCCACACCGGCGAGCACGTTGCCGGTGAGCGTGCC
This Brevibacterium ihuae DNA region includes the following protein-coding sequences:
- a CDS encoding ATP-binding cassette domain-containing protein, yielding MTAHRDIASPADSHDVIRVHGARENTLKDVSVDLPKRRLTVVTGVSGSGKSSLVFGTIAAESQRLINETYSAFVQGFMPTLARPDVDLLEGLTTAILVDQERMGANSRSTVGTATDAYALLRIVYSRLGEPHIGSPQAFSFNVASASGSGAVRLEKGGRTVTEKRTFSVTGGMCPRCEGMGRVEDFDLRALYDEEKSLNEGALSVPGYSMDGWYGRIFRGCGFFDPDRPIREFTKKQLDDLLYREPTKISVDGINLTYSGVIPQIRKSFLSKDLDAMQPHIRAFVERVVTFAACPECGGTRLNEAARSSTIGGLHIGEVSAMEISELAAWVAELDAPSIAPLLGSLRELLDSFVEIGLGYLSLDRPSGTLSGGEAQRTKMIRHLGSSLTDATYVFDEPSAGLHPHDIERMNGLLLRLRDKGNTVLVVEHKPEMIAIADHVVDLGPGAGTAGGEICYAGPLDGLRKSGTVTARHLDDRARLKDAVRTAQSVIEVRGADANNLRDVDVDIPLGVLTVVTGVAGSGKSSLIHGSLAGRDDVVVVDQAAIRGSRRSNPATYTGLLDPTRKAFAKANGVKPGLFSANSDGACPNCKGAGVIYTDLGVMAGVSTTCEVCDGQRFEASVLELEFAGRNIGEVLAMPVSEARDFFSAGDGRIPAAAKILTRLDEVGLGYLTIGQPLTTLSGGERQRLKLAARMGEKGGIYVLDEPTTGLHLADVDQLLGLLDSLVDSGTSVIVIEHHQAVMAHADWIIDLGPGAGSAGGRVVYEGTPADLVADPTTLTGKHLAEYIAG
- a CDS encoding DUF2306 domain-containing protein; translation: METTAIPPAVIVHAAAAFLVLILGPVNIIRPQRDRFHRLLGRSWVALMYLTCISSFFFGLEDGFTALHGLSVFTTATVTIGVWRIVRRDRIGHVANMVGSYIGTLIAFGFAAFLPQRLIWTTAVTDPIALLGFVGALLVIGGAWIAVLRARTGPTAGARSHAGSGPRRVERPAPDPAAVTRR
- a CDS encoding amidohydrolase family protein, giving the protein MSLIITNVRPWGGPAQDITIAGGLFTDFTDAGSTAPERPAAASASSGTGPATPSAGPHRGTSSGSVPTTPSAATDPVTNGTDVAPGTGAAAAEVVDGGGLLALPGIVNGHAHVDKSWLGLPWQSYGGEHGTDGRIRHERERRAELGIPSTERTARVLEAMVSHGTTAIRSHVDVDLGIGLAGIDAVRDAVAAYGDALDVQIVAFPQDGVLRRPGVLDLLRRAAEDGVEHIGGLDPAGIDRDPVGQIDALLDIAADTGVGVDIHLHDPAELGVFQIELVVDRMEQRGLTSPVNIAHGFAVAQIDSGRRRDLLARMAALGVTMSTVAPPRLGAAQLPLAEMREHGVGLTFGTDGIRDLWSPYGTGDTLGIAWQFARGSGLVRDEDLLAVVRTATSNGAWSVGREVHDLVPGARADLVLVDAENPMDALVRLPERRLVLGGGTVLHSTL
- a CDS encoding MerR family transcriptional regulator, whose amino-acid sequence is MKLNALASATGTSAASIKYYLRLGLLRPGQKKNATTAVYDDTHVERLELITALRRIVGLSIAQITELVALIDDPAVGILTVMETAQVMASGTATSDPEASPPGSRGSRRGQGGGNEDSGAGGRGSSGGSSESDGGGGTGSRASVSGNSGGDGSGSPAAAPADRVAGIIAERGWPDATTAARAALERVLGDMSTLGIVPSDAYLTRASRALDSVSTGDFDFGGSRDRIAMGVAVGTHAYSRLVVALLQLSQTSRSIAEFATEGGHMARDGWSTPP